A section of the Clostridium felsineum DSM 794 genome encodes:
- a CDS encoding PTS lactose/cellobiose transporter subunit IIA, with translation MNKEELELTTMEIVAYAGDARSKYLEALNAANNKEYDKAGKLVEEGNELILEAHNVQTKMIQMEAQGEKIEVGFLVVHAQDHLMTVMLLRDLVKNLISLYKKVN, from the coding sequence ATGAATAAGGAAGAATTAGAATTAACAACAATGGAGATAGTTGCTTATGCAGGAGATGCAAGATCAAAATATTTGGAGGCTTTAAATGCAGCAAATAATAAAGAATATGATAAGGCAGGAAAATTAGTAGAGGAAGGTAACGAACTTATACTTGAAGCACATAACGTACAAACAAAAATGATTCAAATGGAGGCTCAAGGTGAAAAAATAGAGGTAGGATTTTTAGTTGTACATGCACAAGATCATCTAATGACAGTAATGCTTTTAAGAGATCTTGTAAAAAATCTAATTAGTCTATATAAAAAAGTAAATTAA
- a CDS encoding lactose-specific PTS transporter subunit EIIC encodes MKKLIALIEKMKPFFEKVSNNPYLRAIRDGFLSCMPVILFSSIFLLIACVPNAWGFYWPTNVNDILMKAYNYSMGILAVLMVATIAKSLTDNINGKLPKLRQINNVSVMIVSIICFLLIAVQPVKGGFSSDFMGTKGLLSAFVVAFIVPNIYKLFVKNNVTIKLPDEVPHNVAQTFEDLIPLAASVLFFWLFDLVFRQVTGEVFSAWILDVLKPLFSAADGYVGLAIIYGAMAMFWFVGIHGPSIVEPAVTAIYIANVEANLKLHQAGQHASYVLTHGTSYFIATIGGTGATLMLTVMFAFLARSKQLKAVGRTSIIPVCFAVNEPILFGAPIVLNPIFFVPFILTPIFNVWIFKFFIDNLGMSGFIYIIPWTTPAPIGLILGTGFAKLAFILAPLLLVVDFVMYYPFFKVYDRELVIEEAERAKNELNEISKEKPVVKLEEKPVEKVKIESKIDKKQLVLVLCASGATSSMLANAITKGAKQEGINVESIAMAYGQHKDVISDYDLIILAPQMASMYEELKADCSSKGTKSATTTGKEYVKLTRDPVGALKFALDIING; translated from the coding sequence ATGAAAAAATTAATCGCACTAATTGAAAAAATGAAACCTTTCTTTGAAAAAGTGTCTAATAACCCTTATCTTAGGGCCATACGAGATGGATTTCTAAGCTGCATGCCAGTTATTCTGTTTTCAAGTATTTTTTTACTTATAGCATGTGTTCCAAATGCATGGGGTTTTTATTGGCCAACTAATGTTAACGATATACTTATGAAGGCTTATAACTATTCTATGGGAATATTAGCAGTTCTAATGGTAGCCACTATTGCTAAGAGTTTAACGGATAATATTAACGGTAAGTTACCTAAATTAAGACAGATTAATAACGTGTCAGTAATGATTGTATCCATTATATGTTTTCTTCTAATAGCGGTACAACCTGTTAAGGGCGGATTTTCTAGCGATTTTATGGGAACAAAAGGTCTATTATCAGCATTTGTAGTTGCTTTTATAGTTCCTAACATATATAAGCTATTTGTAAAAAATAATGTAACAATAAAACTTCCAGATGAAGTACCACACAATGTTGCACAAACCTTTGAAGACTTAATTCCTCTAGCAGCCTCCGTTTTATTCTTCTGGTTATTTGACTTAGTATTCAGACAAGTTACAGGAGAAGTTTTCAGTGCGTGGATTTTAGATGTTTTAAAACCTTTATTTTCAGCAGCAGATGGATATGTTGGCTTAGCTATAATATATGGAGCCATGGCAATGTTCTGGTTTGTAGGTATTCACGGACCATCTATTGTAGAACCAGCAGTAACAGCTATATATATTGCAAATGTTGAAGCTAACTTAAAGTTACATCAAGCAGGTCAACATGCATCATATGTATTAACTCATGGAACTTCATATTTTATAGCAACAATTGGAGGTACTGGTGCTACTTTGATGTTAACGGTTATGTTTGCTTTCTTAGCTAGATCTAAGCAGCTAAAGGCAGTAGGTAGAACATCAATAATTCCTGTGTGCTTTGCGGTAAATGAACCAATCTTATTTGGAGCACCAATTGTACTTAATCCAATATTCTTTGTACCATTTATACTAACCCCAATATTTAATGTATGGATATTTAAATTCTTTATAGATAACTTAGGAATGAGCGGCTTTATTTATATAATTCCATGGACAACACCAGCACCAATAGGTTTGATATTAGGTACAGGATTTGCAAAATTGGCATTTATATTAGCACCTCTTTTATTAGTAGTAGATTTTGTTATGTACTATCCATTCTTTAAAGTTTACGATAGGGAGCTAGTGATTGAAGAGGCAGAAAGAGCAAAAAATGAACTCAATGAAATAAGTAAAGAAAAACCAGTAGTAAAATTAGAGGAAAAACCAGTAGAAAAAGTTAAAATAGAAAGTAAAATAGATAAAAAACAGTTAGTATTAGTGCTTTGTGCTAGTGGAGCTACAAGTAGTATGCTTGCAAATGCTATAACTAAGGGAGCAAAACAGGAAGGTATAAATGTAGAATCTATAGCTATGGCTTATGGTCAACATAAGGATGTAATATCAGATTATGATCTTATTATATTAGCACCTCAAATGGCATCTATGTATGAGGAATTAAAAGCTGATTGTTCATCTAAGGGAACTAAATCAGCAACAACAACAGGTAAAGAGTATGTAAAATTAACTAGAGATCCTGTTGGAGCACTAAAGTTTGCATTAGATATAATAAATGGTTAG
- the lacG gene encoding 6-phospho-beta-galactosidase, which translates to MNNFGEDFIFGGATAAYQAEGATKEDGKGPCIWDEYLEKEGRFTGDAASDFYHKYKEDLQLSRKFGVNGIRVSIAWSRVIPDGVGDINPKGLKFYSDLIDECIENGVEPFVTLHHFDTPLALFKNGDWLNRDNIEHFVRFAKVCFEALGDRVKKWITFNEAWAVAQNGYIIGNFPPSVKYDIPKAVQSMHNMMVAHARVVELYKSMNLKGEIGIVHTLEGKYPITDSKEDKRAAYLDYMLSNKFMLDACFKGEYPEETKDTINEIMTKNGGELKVYEGDLEVLKKAASKIDFLGMNYYSSHFLKGYEGESRIHHNGTGEKGTSIFALKGIGERVNNPEVPTTDWDWPIYPKGLHDMLVRIKNEYPNYKKIYVTENGMGYKDDFEDGKIDDTPRIEYINKHLEAILQAKSEGVNVKGYFVWSLMDVLSWSNGYNKRYGLFYVDFKTQNRYAKKSAYWFKKISDSKALVNFDEIEY; encoded by the coding sequence ATGAATAACTTTGGAGAAGACTTTATATTTGGAGGGGCAACAGCAGCTTATCAGGCAGAAGGAGCTACAAAAGAAGACGGAAAAGGCCCTTGTATTTGGGATGAATATCTTGAAAAAGAAGGTAGATTTACTGGTGATGCTGCAAGTGATTTTTATCATAAATATAAAGAAGATCTTCAGCTTTCGAGAAAGTTTGGAGTAAATGGAATAAGAGTATCCATAGCTTGGTCACGTGTTATTCCAGATGGAGTGGGTGATATTAATCCTAAAGGACTTAAGTTCTATAGTGATTTGATTGATGAATGTATAGAAAACGGGGTTGAGCCTTTTGTAACGCTTCATCATTTTGATACACCGTTAGCTTTATTTAAAAATGGAGATTGGTTAAATAGAGATAACATAGAGCATTTTGTTAGATTTGCAAAGGTGTGTTTTGAAGCTTTAGGAGATAGGGTAAAGAAGTGGATAACCTTTAATGAAGCATGGGCAGTTGCTCAAAATGGTTATATAATAGGAAACTTCCCACCAAGTGTAAAGTATGATATACCAAAGGCAGTACAGTCTATGCATAATATGATGGTTGCACATGCTAGAGTAGTTGAATTGTACAAAAGTATGAATTTAAAAGGAGAAATAGGAATAGTTCATACACTAGAAGGAAAATACCCAATAACTGATTCAAAGGAAGATAAAAGAGCGGCCTACTTAGATTATATGTTGTCAAACAAATTTATGCTTGATGCATGCTTTAAAGGGGAATATCCGGAAGAAACAAAAGACACAATTAATGAAATAATGACTAAAAATGGTGGAGAACTTAAGGTTTACGAGGGTGATTTAGAAGTACTTAAAAAGGCAGCTTCAAAAATTGATTTCTTAGGGATGAATTATTATTCTAGTCACTTCTTAAAGGGTTATGAAGGAGAAAGTAGAATACACCACAATGGCACAGGGGAAAAAGGAACAAGTATTTTTGCACTTAAAGGTATAGGAGAGCGTGTTAATAATCCAGAGGTACCAACAACAGATTGGGATTGGCCAATTTATCCAAAGGGACTTCATGATATGTTAGTTAGGATTAAAAATGAATATCCAAACTATAAAAAAATATATGTAACTGAAAATGGGATGGGCTATAAGGATGATTTTGAGGATGGAAAAATTGATGATACTCCACGTATAGAATATATAAATAAACATTTAGAAGCTATACTTCAAGCTAAAAGTGAAGGAGTTAATGTAAAAGGATATTTTGTATGGTCACTTATGGATGTGCTTTCTTGGAGTAACGGCTACAATAAAAGATATGGATTATTTTATGTAGATTTTAAGACTCAAAATAGATATGCTAAAAAAAGTGCTTATTGGTTTAAGAAAATATCAGACAGTAAAGCATTAGTGAATTTTGATGAAATAGAATATTAA
- a CDS encoding ABC transporter ATP-binding protein — MENIIVMKDIKKIYKDKEVLNNLNFEVKRNEIFGLLGPSGAGKTTTIKILTSQIIPTSGKAVVLGQDIYSFNRSILSRVGILSDNSGVYERLTVWDNLKLFVDICGAKKEAIEELLDRVGLGNDKRTIVKKLSKGMKQRLVLARSIINKPELLFLDEPTSSLDPSISNEIHKLLKEINSEGTTIFLTTHDMAEADKLCDRIAFLNDGAIVELDSHENLKLKYSKPVIQIRLKNSDRKITLSKSAESAEKIKLWLQSEQLESIHSYEPSIEEIFLKVTGRKLS, encoded by the coding sequence ATGGAAAATATAATTGTTATGAAAGATATTAAGAAAATATATAAGGATAAAGAGGTTTTAAATAATCTTAATTTTGAAGTTAAAAGGAATGAGATATTTGGTCTGCTAGGGCCTAGTGGTGCAGGAAAAACAACAACAATAAAAATACTAACCTCTCAGATTATTCCTACATCAGGAAAAGCAGTAGTTCTTGGACAAGATATTTACTCTTTTAATAGAAGTATATTAAGCAGAGTTGGAATTTTAAGTGATAATAGTGGTGTTTATGAAAGACTTACAGTTTGGGACAACCTGAAACTTTTTGTAGATATATGTGGTGCTAAAAAAGAAGCTATTGAAGAACTTTTAGATAGAGTTGGACTAGGAAATGATAAAAGGACAATTGTAAAAAAACTCTCCAAAGGAATGAAACAAAGATTAGTTTTAGCTAGATCTATAATAAACAAGCCTGAATTGTTATTTTTAGATGAACCAACTTCTTCATTAGACCCATCAATATCAAACGAAATCCATAAGTTATTAAAGGAAATAAACTCAGAAGGAACCACAATATTTCTAACAACTCATGATATGGCTGAAGCTGATAAACTTTGTGATCGTATTGCATTTTTAAACGATGGAGCTATTGTTGAGCTGGATTCTCATGAGAATTTAAAATTAAAATATTCAAAACCAGTTATTCAAATTAGGCTTAAAAATAGTGACAGAAAGATAACTTTAAGTAAAAGTGCTGAAAGTGCGGAAAAAATAAAATTATGGCTTCAGTCAGAGCAGTTAGAATCAATACATTCCTATGAGCCAAGTATTGAAGAAATATTTCTCAAGGTTACAGGGAGGAAGCTTTCATGA
- a CDS encoding ABC transporter permease, whose product MKACKRTIKALISKELKDYDKNPIIIIALFLPFLTSIFYGSVFKEVLFKIDLCINSGITFLGIILMPYLIIEEKEKHTLDVLILYSVNSFEFLMGKVLPFIFFALFANILSVLNIFKLNFIAFIEIILIIFISLLSVTLIGALIGFVCRNQSEAMFVSIIIMLLIYIVTLGGSLNSVLSRISSLCGISAMDLLLGNIIEGKGIFSSPQSLIIMIIWIILPIILFRVIYKRKKFE is encoded by the coding sequence ATGAAAGCCTGTAAAAGAACAATTAAAGCATTAATCAGTAAAGAATTAAAGGATTATGATAAAAATCCTATTATAATAATAGCATTATTTTTGCCGTTTTTAACATCCATATTTTATGGAAGTGTATTTAAGGAAGTTTTATTTAAGATAGATTTGTGTATAAATTCGGGAATCACTTTTTTAGGAATAATTTTAATGCCATATCTTATTATTGAAGAAAAAGAAAAACATACTTTGGATGTGCTAATACTTTATTCTGTAAATTCTTTTGAATTTTTGATGGGTAAGGTTTTGCCATTTATATTTTTTGCATTATTTGCAAATATACTTTCGGTATTGAATATATTTAAACTAAATTTTATAGCTTTTATTGAAATTATCCTAATAATATTTATTTCACTTCTTTCGGTTACTTTAATTGGTGCACTAATTGGATTTGTATGTAGAAATCAATCAGAAGCTATGTTCGTATCTATAATAATAATGCTTTTGATATACATTGTTACACTTGGCGGAAGCTTAAATTCGGTACTATCAAGGATATCAAGTCTATGTGGTATATCAGCCATGGATTTGTTATTAGGAAATATTATTGAAGGAAAGGGGATTTTTAGTTCACCACAAAGTTTGATAATAATGATTATTTGGATCATACTTCCTATTATTCTTTTTAGAGTTATTTATAAGCGTAAAAAATTTGAGTAG
- a CDS encoding aldose epimerase family protein, translating to MSITKALFGKTKNNETIDIFTLSNSNGVSVQVINYGATIVSIKTPDKDGNLGDIVFGYDNVSSYEDCDKYIGATLGRCANRIKNGKFTLEDVEYSLATNNHPNHLHGGIKGFNKVVWQASMDEAKELLELSYLSKDGEEGYPGNLKVTITYTLSEDNSFKINYKAVTDKTTIVNLSNHSYFNLTANPNISPLNHELVINADSFTEIDDTFAPNGKLIDVAKTPMDFKKSKAVINDIKSDFPQLVLANGYDHNFVLNSKGDINVLAAKLTEETTGRSLEVYTTMPCMQFYSSNFLDGTNIGKNGFHYEQRAALCFETQYAPNAINLPSFTSPILKKGEEYNQSTIFKFSTL from the coding sequence ATGTCCATTACTAAAGCTTTATTTGGCAAAACAAAGAACAATGAAACAATTGATATATTCACTCTTTCAAACTCAAATGGTGTTAGTGTTCAAGTTATAAATTATGGAGCAACTATAGTTTCTATAAAAACACCTGATAAGGATGGAAATTTAGGTGATATCGTTTTCGGCTATGATAACGTTTCCTCTTATGAAGATTGCGATAAATATATAGGTGCAACCTTAGGTAGATGCGCTAATAGAATAAAAAATGGTAAATTTACATTAGAAGACGTAGAATATTCTTTAGCTACTAATAATCATCCAAATCACTTACATGGTGGTATTAAAGGTTTTAACAAAGTTGTATGGCAAGCTTCTATGGATGAAGCTAAAGAACTTTTAGAGCTTTCATACCTAAGTAAGGATGGAGAAGAAGGTTATCCAGGAAATCTAAAGGTTACAATTACTTATACTTTATCAGAAGATAATTCTTTTAAAATAAACTATAAAGCAGTAACTGATAAAACAACTATAGTTAACCTTTCTAATCATTCTTATTTCAACTTAACAGCTAATCCTAATATAAGTCCTTTAAATCATGAATTAGTAATTAATGCGGATAGCTTTACTGAAATAGACGATACTTTTGCTCCAAACGGTAAACTAATTGATGTAGCTAAAACACCTATGGATTTCAAAAAATCAAAAGCTGTTATAAATGACATTAAAAGTGACTTTCCTCAACTTGTTTTAGCTAATGGTTATGATCATAACTTTGTATTAAATTCTAAGGGTGATATTAACGTTTTAGCTGCAAAATTAACTGAAGAAACTACTGGAAGAAGTCTTGAGGTTTACACTACAATGCCTTGTATGCAATTTTATAGTTCAAACTTTCTTGATGGGACAAACATAGGCAAGAATGGCTTTCACTATGAACAAAGAGCTGCTCTTTGCTTTGAAACACAATATGCACCAAATGCTATAAACCTACCTTCCTTCACTTCTCCTATTTTAAAGAAAGGCGAAGAATACAACCAAAGTACAATATTTAAGTTCTCTACTTTATAA
- a CDS encoding LacI family DNA-binding transcriptional regulator, which yields MKATILEVADRANVSVATVSRVMNNNYPVKAETREKVLKAIKELNYIPNMQARELTQKKSATIGIVSPSISNMFFTEVIKGIESYLRDKSLSLLLTCTNDDADEEQKCITNLVSRNVSGIIVISPNTLNVKSGFYDDISDNMPLVFINSYHVDSNISCVSNDESMGANIALNYLLKNNHKEILFVRGKDSYSYDIKEEVYTKNMKELGLFNTKNIINIGNGNSSDTVDNTTEVFLKLLKTTKATAAFACNDLMAVGILNACKRLNLVVPQDFSIIGYDDISLSKFVEPKLTTVDQNMFLLGTNAATLLIEKIDCDNKYSKRIILNNYIVERDTVSSI from the coding sequence ATGAAAGCAACTATACTTGAAGTAGCTGACAGAGCAAACGTGTCTGTAGCTACAGTTTCTAGGGTAATGAATAACAATTATCCTGTAAAAGCAGAAACACGTGAAAAGGTACTTAAAGCAATAAAAGAATTAAATTATATACCAAACATGCAGGCACGTGAATTAACTCAAAAAAAATCTGCTACTATCGGTATAGTTTCTCCAAGCATAAGCAACATGTTTTTTACCGAGGTTATTAAAGGTATAGAGAGTTATTTACGTGATAAATCTCTATCTCTTCTATTAACCTGCACTAATGACGATGCTGATGAAGAACAAAAATGTATAACTAATTTAGTATCAAGAAATGTATCCGGTATAATAGTAATCAGTCCTAATACTCTTAATGTAAAATCCGGCTTCTATGATGATATATCAGATAACATGCCTCTTGTTTTTATTAACAGTTACCATGTGGATTCCAATATTTCTTGTGTTTCCAATGATGAATCTATGGGTGCTAATATAGCTCTAAACTATTTGTTAAAAAACAATCACAAAGAAATTCTCTTTGTTAGAGGTAAAGATAGTTATTCATATGATATAAAAGAAGAAGTATATACAAAAAACATGAAGGAATTAGGTCTTTTTAACACTAAAAATATTATCAACATAGGCAACGGAAATAGTAGCGATACTGTGGATAACACCACTGAGGTTTTTCTTAAACTACTAAAAACTACTAAAGCAACTGCTGCTTTTGCCTGTAATGATCTTATGGCAGTTGGTATATTAAATGCTTGTAAGCGCTTAAATTTAGTTGTACCACAAGACTTTTCTATAATTGGCTATGATGATATATCCTTGAGCAAATTTGTGGAACCTAAACTAACAACTGTTGATCAAAACATGTTTCTTCTTGGAACTAATGCTGCAACCTTATTAATAGAAAAAATTGATTGTGATAATAAATATAGTAAAAGAATAATATTAAATAATTATATAGTTGAAAGGGATACTGTAAGCTCTATATAG